A stretch of DNA from Drosophila virilis strain 15010-1051.87 chromosome 5, Dvir_AGI_RSII-ME, whole genome shotgun sequence:
gatttttaacaGGTAAATGGGTTGACGTGGTTATTGATGACCGTTTGCCAACGTATCGTGGAGAGCTACTGTATATGCATTCGGCTGAGAAAAACGAATTCTGGAGTGCACTCTTGGAGAAGGCATATGCTAAGTATGAATATTAAGCGTGCTGTAAagttgtaattattattattgtcattCTTTAGACTTCATGGATCGTATGAAGCCCTCAAGGGCGGCACCACATGCGAGGCGATGGAAGATTTTACGGGCGGTGTCAGCGAGTGGTATGATCTTAAGGAAGCACCAGCGAATCTTTTTAGCATTCTGCAGAAAGCCGCAGAACGTAACTCCATGATGGGATGCTCCATCGAAGCAGATCCCAACGTGCTGGAAGCCGAAACTCCACAGGGATTGATTCGAGGACATGCTTACTCCATTACCAAGGTTTTGTAGTTGACTTTGTGTGGCGAATGTACAAtgtaaaattttgtatatttacagGTGTGCCTTATTGATATTGTGACACCAAATCGGCAGGGCAAAATCCCCATGATTCGCATGCGAAATCCGTGGGGAAATGAGGCAGAGTGGAATGGTCCATGGAGCGACAGCTCGCCCGAGTGGCGATATATACCTGAAGAACAGAAACAGGAAATTGGCTTAACATTCGATAGAGACGGCGAATTTTGGATGTCATTCCAAGATTTTCTGACACATTTTGATCGCGTTGAACTTTGCAATTTGTCGCCGGAATCTTTTATTAAAAACTCTGAGGACAATCAGCAAAGCGGAAAACGTAAATGGGAGATGTCAATGTACGAGGGCGAATGGACTCCCGGCGTAACAGCAGGCGGTTGTCGCAACTTCTTGGACACATTCTGGCACAATCCTCAGTATATAATATCCCTGGTTGATCCCGACGAAGAGGATGAGGAGGGCAACTGCACAGTCATTGTGGCTTTAATGCAGAAGAATCGTCGATCCAAGCGTAATATGGGAATGGAGTGCCTTACAATTGGTTTTGCTATTTACAGCTTAACCGAACGTGATCTGGAAACCCGTCCACAAGGACTCAATTTCTTTAAGTACAAGTCTTCAGTTGGACGATCACCACACTTTATCAATACTCGCGAGGTATGTTGGTGACAAACCATTAAACTAAACCGCATTAAGTTGTCCTTTTGTTTCATTATAGGTATGCGCTCGATTTAACTTACCTCCGGGTCACTATCTCATTGTGCCCTCGACTTTTGATCCAAATGAGGAAGGCGAATTCATCATTCGAGTCTTCTCCGAAACTCAAAATAATATGGAGTGCGTatacaatgcaaatgcagaaGAGTTTGTATATTAGATGTAATTCAGCAGCAGATTTAAATTTCTATTCAGTCCTTTAAACGAAATGCAATTTGCAAGGGGTGGGTATATGACAAAATATTTCGTCactatatgcatgtatgaTCCTTGATGTGTGTACAATTGTCGGGCAAAAGTGTAGCACTAATTAAATGTAGGCAAACGCGTTGAGGGGCTAGTAAAGTGCTTTGGCTAGAACACATTTTGCTTGGTAATATTTGCAGCTCAAAAAACTATTCCGGCTATTAAGTTcttctaaacaaaatataaccTTTAGTATTTGCTTGTATTACTAACAACATAAATAATCAATGCTGCAAATGAAATAACGTATTATTGTTGCTTTATTTAGGAAGTTTATTGAGCTAGGTTTACTTAGATTGTTTTACTAATACGTCTATTATTAAATGCAGTTTGCAATATCTTTCCGTCCAAACgtattttttatagatttatgCTCCTAGaaagaaaatgttaaacatttttcgtaggcaaggtttttttttatttcaaattttaaaaatcaattttctatataaactAGTATGAAAAAGCTTGAGAAATAATACTTTTTCTATTCGctcaattttcaataatatattatgtataacGTAATTCCAAATGtaagatttttaaaataaatattttgtacaaaataattagatgtttttttttttatttcatttttatacatttgttCTTTTTTGCATCGCCAAACTAATAATTTTAActtagaatatttaatatatttaattagcttttctttttaagaaaacctttttttggtataattaatttattgcatttccCTGCCTAAGGTATActcaaaaaattcaaaatgtatAATACTGTAGCAAaccatttacataaatttggaaATTCATTTTTCTCGCATACTCATCAGTCAAAAAATTTTTCACTTTAATATAGAGAGAATGATGACCACGTTGGGTACGGAGACAAATCGGACGATGTAAGTGAATATTCCCAAAACAGTTGTTTATTTAGTAAAAATGGTTTGTTCTCAAGGTAATACCAGGTTTTCCGACACCGAAGCCCATAGATCCACAAAAGGACAGCCTGAAGCGATTGTTTGACAGCATTGCCGGCAAGGATATGGAAGTAGATTGGATGgagcttaaactaattttgGACCACTCGATGCGGGATGGTGAGTTGAgtgcacaaatatttgttgtttaatatttaCGAAATATCTTATTTCGCTGTCATTTTATTTAGATCTACCAAAGCCTGTTATGTATAACCGAATCTCAAATAACAATGCATTTGAAAGTCAGACAGACCCTGCAGGAGATTCTGGAAATGCTTGTGGAATACTGTCCTTGATATGTGGACCATTCCTTAAAGGTACTCCCTTTGAAGAACATTTGGGAATGAATGATCAGTCTAAAAGGTTGATAGATGAAGGTCCAACAGGTAATTGAGCTACTTCTATATTATTAGTTAATTTATATGCTGCTATCAATAATTATTCTGCCCTTTAATTGATCTATAATAATTATCACAAAactacttatacttatacttctTTATAACTTTTTTACCTTCTTTTTAGCTATTGTCGACGAGACTCACGGCTTTTCCAAAGATGTTTGCCGTTCTATGGTGGCAATGTTAGATGCAGATAAATCTGGAAAATTGGGTTTTGAAGAGTTTGAAGCATTGCTTACAGATATCGCAAAGTGGAAAGCTATTTTCAAAACATACGATACCGAAAATTCTGGCAGAATATCGGGCTTCCAGCTGCGTGAAGCACTTAACTCGGCCGGTTACCATTTAAACAACCATGTTCTCAATGCCTTGGGGCATCGATATGGTTCGAGAGACGGAAAAATCGCCTTTGATGATTTTCTAATGTGTGCCGTGAAAATCAAAACATATATCGGTAATTTAAGGGgttaaaattgttgaaaagCTTCTAACACATTTTATTgcagaaatatttaaagaaagaGACGCTGCGAAAAACGAAACTGCGACATTTACTTTGGAGGAGTGGATTGAACGGACAATATATTCTTAAGCGCACAGCTGCTTTTAGATTTATTATGATAATATTTAAGTGCACGCATACTCATTATTGTGTAAAAAATTTGGTTGTTTTATAGTGTTTTTTTCGTGTACATTTTAATATAGTGCACAGCTTTCTGTtagtttaaaaagaaaaaaaaaaactatttgcattGAAAtctttttacatatattatatattttcaaatgtttaCCTATAAAAAGATATGCTTacttttttaaaacaatttttataaattattcatattcaaaataattagTTTGACTTGTTATAATATTGTAACAAGTAGATTATTTCTAGTCAAATAGTTTCTTATAGCCTGAATAAGAGTTGTAGCTTTGTGTAAATTTATAACAGGCTGAAGTTAATGTAAAGTATACGTGTTCTTAGCCAGTCGCACACCAGTCTGTGTGCAGCATTCCAATTCCCAAAAGAGAAGAACTAGCTTATATGCAGATAAGAGTTTAGCTGCAGCTCTGGATCCACCGTTGACCGCATGGCCACGACTGACGACCGGTCTACATGTGAAGCACTTCCAATGGCAACCCAACAAAGGCAATTTTTTTGCAACATCGGCAGTCTAGCAGCTAGTTTAAATATTGTGCAAATCCAGAGTCGAGCAGCGCACGGGAGAGTACCAAGTCAGTCCAATTTTGTACATTGATGAACGCAGTGGTAAATAGGTACAAATTGTGCTTGAGGTGCTAAAAACAGAATGGCCTGCAACTACACAAATCTAAAAGGATATTCTCCAAAAGAATGTTTtacgtatttatttatttatttttcaattacaGAAACACGTTTTAGTTCTTAAAGTATTTTGACTACTTGACGATTTAATAATGCATTTCATTGCGGCCGGCCGACGTTGAGTGTTCGTCATATTATATGAATATGcaagatatatgtatgtatgagttCTTGAGATGAATTTCGCATTTGTGAAAAAACACCTGCATATTTACATACTTATTTTGGTTTGTTATATACACAGAATGTTAGCATATACTATCTTAAGAACAAATAGGATAGAACCTTTTTGATTTATGCGTGGCCATGTAACGTGGATGTATTACAGTACATGTGCTCGCCTGGATTATTTAATGTTTCctcaattatttttaactgCTCATTTGAATTTCCTGTTGCCTCATGGCTAATATCATTTCCCCTATGTAATGCTCCTTTAGTTTTTGCTTCACTAACGATACCACTGCAACTGGCGGTTTGTGAACTTTGCATATTTAAGCCTTGGTGCAAGTTCTCATTGTCGTAAAGACTAATGTCAGCAATACGATTCGCAATCGGTTCATCAGCAATAGAATGAGGTGATGCGGCTGAGCCATTATCGGGAGGCGATTGGGCGGATTCACAGTTTAACGAACTACTTGATTCTCTTCTGGCTAgcttgtttgtgtttgtcgTTAAAGTGGGTTGATATCTATTTCTTATTGAATCAACTACATCGAAAAGATTCTTCGCATCCATGGCCAAGATGTGTGCGGCCGACAGCATACTCcttcaaaaaagaaaaatacgcatatatacaaattcagttcttaaaaaaatatgatataattACTTTCGATATTCATTATCCAGAGTAGTATCATTGTATTGATGTGCTAACCGCATTGCTGACACTAAATCATGCATATCTTTGGAAAGAACTTTGTGCGCCATCTCTACCTCTCTGCAAaagaaaatcataaaaatctTTAACAAATTCAATTCAGTTTTGAACAAGCAGAATATATTACTTCAAGGCTTGGGCCGGAAACAGTAGTGATATATTATCTACTGATTTGAGTAGGTTCCTTAGCTCGACCCCGACATTTTTGACTAAATGCAAGTAACCATCAATGTGCGCTTTTTCAACGCCTTGAGAAAGTACCATTATTGACTTTACAACTGCGGTTGTAGCACAGTACACCTCATCGTTTGTTCGATTTATTGGTCGAGTAGAATCTTGATTTTCGCCAATTCTAGACCTTAAGCTTTCTTCTGCTGCCGAAGATACCGTCTGGTCCGATGGACAGTTATTTAGCTTAAGTGAAAATACATTTGCGACGGGTATTTTTGGCCTTGTGTTCGAATTCGATCCAGCAGGATAGCCTATTGTGCCTTCTGAAATCAAATCAGGTTTAAAATGCTGATGTTTTATCAAAACCTCGGTTTCAACTGCACCTGGTATTGGACTGGATCTCTTTCTCTGCAAAATCATAGTTAAGTGACTAGTTTAATAGTTATTTGCATCATACTTACGACCATTTCTTCTTGATACAGCCATTCACCATCGCTATTGCTGTCCTTGCGTTGTTGCCACAATTGTTCGCCAATTGGTTTGGGAATGCTCtgtaaattattattacaCTTTACTCTCCTTGAATCAATCatttgcattcaaaataacttaaaaataacCGATTAGATAATAGAaccaaaaaactaaaaaggcAAACGGCGTCTGGTTCATGTGTCAGCATAAAACCTTGTCCAATCAAACCTGATTTCCCACTtctgaatttatttgaatgcaaGCTGCTCCTTCCAAATTATCGCTCTTAAGATCAACCTCAGCTGGGTAAGAAAGCGTTGTCCACTGCGGCTCCCACTCTCGTGGAATTTCTTGTAAGTCGTTTGATGAAGTTTTGGTGCATAAGCCGCTTTGCTTTCCGCCGGAGTTCTGAGGGCATTTGTATTCTTGCCCTGTTATATTCGGATTTACTGCAGATGCATTCATTAATGATACCGAATGGGCTTTTTCTTTTACAGACACACAGGTTTTAAGGCCAACCCCACCAAAGTCATAGATTTCTTCGGGCAGAGACTCGCATTCGGTTGATGTCTTCATTTGTTGACGATATGCATGGCACTGACTCTTGCGTTCGATGCCCCTGGAACGCTCTGAAAAATTCGTGCCGTGTTTGTGAAAAAGCATGTTTTGCGCAGCCATTAATGATTGATGACGTTCCAGACTGCCACCCTTTGAGTGCATCGGCTTATCCATCTGTGGTTGATGCCTTTCGAGACTGCCGTACAGACTATAACCTGCGGCCCTTGCCgttgggttgccagatttgctGTCCATCTGCAGTTGATTCATGTGGAAATCATCCGTATTTGGTGCACTTATTATAAAGTTATTTTTCAGTGGCAAATTCTCTGACACATATCCTGATACCGGCTGAGGCCTAATATTCATAGGGTGTAAATATGCTGGCATAAAGGTCGAGTCGAAAGAACTAATTACAGGTGATGAAGATGGATAAAGATTTTGAGAAGAGGTGCTGGTTAttggaaattgaatttgaggTTTATCTGAATCAGCGACAGGATCGAGTTTTAGGAGCTCCGCTGCGGGGAGCTTAGTAGTTTTAAGCGAATGATTCGATTTACTGGAATCTATTCCTACGGCTAAAGTATTAAATACCGAAGCGGGTGTGGTGTAGGCTGCAGGATTTATGCCTCGCTTTTGATTCTCCATCATTAATCTGGCGAGCACAGCCGGATTTTGGGCAATAATATAGGTCTGGGGT
This window harbors:
- the CalpA gene encoding calpain-A, with the translated sequence MDELKGFLKQAGQEFLNAAGEAAMGAAKDVVGSVINEIFIKKEADTKRVLPSIKNMRVLGENNSNLGPHSEVQDYETLRNNCLTNGSLFEDALFPASNESLMFSRRPDRYIEWLRPHEIVDNPQFFVEGYSRFDVQQGELGDCWLLAATANLTHESSLFFRVIPPEQSFEENYAGIFHFRFWQYGKWVDVVIDDRLPTYRGELLYMHSAEKNEFWSALLEKAYAKLHGSYEALKGGTTCEAMEDFTGGVSEWYDLKEAPANLFSILQKAAERNSMMGCSIEADPNVLEAETPQGLIRGHAYSITKVCLIDIVTPNRQGKIPMIRMRNPWGNEAEWNGPWSDSSPEWRYIPEEQKQEIGLTFDRDGEFWMSFQDFLTHFDRVELCNLSPESFIKNSEDNQQSGKRKWEMSMYEGEWTPGVTAGGCRNFLDTFWHNPQYIISLVDPDEEDEEGNCTVIVALMQKNRRSKRNMGMECLTIGFAIYSLTERDLETRPQGLNFFKYKSSVGRSPHFINTREVCARFNLPPGHYLIVPSTFDPNEEGEFIIRVFSETQNNMEENDDHVGYGDKSDDVIPGFPTPKPIDPQKDSLKRLFDSIAGKDMEVDWMELKLILDHSMRDDLPKPVMYNRISNNNAFESQTDPAGDSGNACGILSLICGPFLKGTPFEEHLGMNDQSKRLIDEGPTAIVDETHGFSKDVCRSMVAMLDADKSGKLGFEEFEALLTDIAKWKAIFKTYDTENSGRISGFQLREALNSAGYHLNNHVLNALGHRYGSRDGKIAFDDFLMCAVKIKTYIEIFKERDAAKNETATFTLEEWIERTIYS